The Chryseolinea soli genome contains a region encoding:
- a CDS encoding OmpH family outer membrane protein, which translates to MRKLVLFVALALAAFVSHAQAPATTTTTKVGYADVDYIFSQLPEAKQIDSDLKSLQTQLKNQVDTKYQEFQKKLADYQANLNTMIDAVRANTERELQQMQQNIEKLQQDAQTTIQAKQTALMDPVYKKVGKGIEDVAKENGYTFILNQQIGGLDVILYGDEKMDISDLVLKKLGVTPKPAGTPATTPVKPK; encoded by the coding sequence ATGAGAAAACTCGTTTTATTCGTGGCCTTGGCACTAGCAGCCTTTGTATCCCATGCACAGGCACCAGCGACAACTACCACCACCAAAGTAGGCTATGCGGATGTTGACTATATCTTCAGCCAGTTGCCGGAGGCAAAGCAAATTGATTCCGATCTCAAATCGCTTCAAACCCAACTGAAAAACCAGGTTGATACCAAATACCAGGAATTTCAGAAAAAGCTTGCCGACTACCAGGCCAATCTCAATACGATGATCGACGCCGTTCGTGCCAACACGGAACGCGAGCTTCAGCAAATGCAGCAAAACATCGAAAAACTGCAGCAAGATGCACAAACTACGATCCAGGCAAAACAAACCGCATTGATGGACCCCGTCTACAAAAAGGTGGGCAAAGGCATTGAAGACGTGGCCAAGGAAAACGGCTACACGTTCATCCTCAACCAGCAAATCGGCGGCCTCGACGTGATCTTGTACGGCGACGAGAAAATGGACATTTCTGACCTGGTGTTGAAAAAACTGGGGGTTACCCCTAAACCGGCCGGTACACCTGCTACCACCCCGGTAAAACCCAAGTAA